Proteins encoded within one genomic window of Deinococcus metallilatus:
- a CDS encoding cysteine peptidase family C39 domain-containing protein yields the protein MTGPIIPWNSCGPARVAMVLGYYGVHMALATISAGTRPSPISYMRADGIAPFARQLGLDATRVKQANVNTIRSLIANGYFVTVLERLKEVDKVLHFRVVWALDDQRQVFSAGTSLAGP from the coding sequence ATGACTGGCCCAATAATCCCATGGAACAGCTGCGGTCCCGCGAGGGTGGCGATGGTGCTGGGGTACTACGGCGTGCACATGGCGCTCGCCACTATCAGCGCCGGCACTCGCCCTTCCCCCATCTCGTACATGCGCGCGGACGGCATTGCGCCCTTCGCCCGGCAACTTGGCCTTGATGCCACACGGGTCAAGCAGGCGAATGTGAACACCATCCGCAGCCTGATTGCCAATGGCTATTTCGTGACCGTCTTGGAGCGGCTGAAAGAAGTCGACAAAGTCCTACACTTCCGGGTGGTGTGGGCCCTCGACGACCAGCGCCAGGTCTTCAGCGCGGGAACATCGTTGGCGGGGCCGTAG
- a CDS encoding toll/interleukin-1 receptor domain-containing protein encodes MGLLGQSWLLHPAHSSPTPGETPTIRQEFARALRGAGIDVVFDQWDLKPGQDTNVFMEQAVGDPSITHVLMLLDAKYVQKANLRHGGVGIETQLISPAVYGDPRQTRYVPLLFNTGDGWAGLPHYLKSRLYFDFGTDAAWETNWPALVRHLHSVESARPPLGAVPLELFQDTAQVRHVSPKAERVIPTDLPAPYGLIYDRLHQVLKWHTLDSLRAASLLAPFGFSLGVLASPSQTVAHLDEAALTFITDYFQVSRDFLLGRSREPGLCAGHWYKHPQELCQRIADLHIGDQLGTVFFIALPQSPALGDQRKKRFFPALMEPDLDLFVLLTQRRQPGEHEFYTYEVWEAGRWNYEKCRLDLKAIALFCQRLNLKRNVVFFMGGSLPDDRFKAVTRGTRHVAEFVEEGFVGLSPRWHPDDYVSDAPHLAKEIGEMPRVVECYEWYGLEGIIEAVLARSN; translated from the coding sequence ATGGGATTATTGGGCCAGTCATGGCTCCTCCACCCCGCGCATTCCTCTCCTACGCCTGGGGAGACGCCCACCATCAGGCAAGAGTTCGCCAGGGCCCTTCGGGGAGCCGGCATTGATGTTGTTTTCGATCAGTGGGACCTGAAACCCGGCCAGGATACAAACGTCTTCATGGAACAGGCTGTTGGTGACCCTTCCATTACACATGTGCTGATGTTGCTGGACGCCAAGTATGTGCAGAAGGCCAATCTGCGTCACGGGGGCGTGGGCATTGAAACGCAGTTGATCAGTCCAGCTGTCTACGGTGACCCGCGCCAGACCCGGTATGTACCGCTGCTTTTCAATACTGGAGACGGCTGGGCGGGCCTGCCGCATTATCTGAAGTCCCGGCTTTACTTCGATTTTGGCACTGATGCGGCCTGGGAGACCAATTGGCCGGCGCTCGTGCGGCACCTTCATTCGGTGGAATCGGCCCGCCCGCCCCTGGGCGCCGTTCCTCTGGAGCTTTTTCAGGATACGGCGCAGGTGCGGCACGTATCCCCAAAAGCAGAGCGCGTGATCCCCACGGATTTGCCAGCGCCTTATGGGTTGATCTATGACCGGCTACATCAGGTCTTGAAGTGGCATACTCTGGACAGTTTGCGAGCCGCTTCGTTGTTAGCCCCCTTCGGCTTCAGCCTAGGCGTTCTGGCAAGCCCAAGTCAGACGGTGGCCCATCTGGACGAAGCTGCGCTGACGTTCATCACTGACTACTTCCAGGTCAGCCGCGACTTTCTCCTGGGCCGAAGTCGGGAGCCGGGCTTGTGTGCAGGACACTGGTACAAGCACCCGCAGGAACTGTGCCAGCGGATTGCTGACCTCCATATAGGAGATCAGTTGGGCACTGTCTTCTTTATCGCGCTGCCACAGTCACCTGCCCTCGGAGATCAGCGGAAAAAGCGATTCTTCCCAGCCCTGATGGAGCCAGACCTAGATCTATTTGTGCTGCTAACGCAGCGACGTCAGCCGGGTGAGCATGAGTTCTATACCTATGAGGTCTGGGAGGCAGGACGCTGGAACTACGAAAAGTGCCGACTGGACCTGAAGGCGATTGCTCTCTTCTGTCAGCGGCTGAACCTGAAGAGAAACGTTGTGTTCTTTATGGGAGGCTCGCTCCCCGACGATCGGTTCAAGGCCGTGACGCGGGGCACGCGACACGTAGCAGAGTTTGTGGAAGAAGGCTTTGTAGGTCTGAGCCCAAGATGGCATCCAGACGATTACGTGAGCGACGCGCCACATCTAGCGAAGGAGATTGGTGAGATGCCGCGTGTCGTGGAATGCTACGAGTGGTATGGACTTGAGGGCATTATCGAAGCAGTCCTTGCCCGGTCTAATTGA